Sequence from the Enhydrobacter sp. genome:
GCTTGTCGCTGGCGTATTCGATCTCGCCGTCCGGAAGGTCGCGATTCTTCAGGTAAGGGTGCACCATGCCACCCTGGATCGGACCCGGTCGCACGATCGCCACTTCGACCACGAGGTCGTAGTAGTCCCTGGGCTTGAGCCGCGGCAGCATCGACATCTGCGCCCGGCTCTCGACCTGGAAGACACCGACCGAATCGGCCTTGCCCAGCATGTCGTAAACCTCGGGGTCGGTTGCAGGCATGCCGAGGTCGTGGTCCTCGCCGTAATGCCGCTTGATCAGCGCGAAGCTCTTGCGCAGCGCGGTCAGCATGCCAAGCGCCAGCACGTCGACCTTGTAGATATTGAGGGCGTCGAGATCGTCCTTGTCCCATTCGACGACGGTACGGTCCTCCATGGCGGCGTTCTGGATGGGGATCAGCTCGTCGAGGCGGCCGTCCGTCAGGACGAAGCCGCCGACATGCTGCGAAAGATGGCGCGGGAAGCCGATCAGGGTTCCCGACAGCTCGAGGGCGAGCATCAGCCGCGGATCGTCGGGATCGAGGCCTGCCTCCCTGATGTGGCGCAAATCGACTCCGCTGCCGCTGCTGCCCCAGATCGTGTTGGCCATCACGTCCAGCGTGTCGGGCGAGAGGCCGAGCGCCTTGCCCACGTCACGGATGGCGCTGCGGCTGCGATAGGAGATCACGGTGGCGGCGAGCGCCGCCCGTTCCCGACCTTTCTCGTTGTAGATCCACTGGATGATTTCCTCGCGCCGCTCGTGCTCGAAATCGACGTCGATGTCGGGCGGTTCGTTGCGTTCGTTCGACAGGAAGCGCTCGAACAGCGCGTCGCTTTGGTTGGTGTCGACCTCGGTGATGCGCAGGCAGTAGCAGACCGTGGAGTTCGCGGCCGAGCCGCGGCCCTGGCAGAGAATCCCGAGCTCACGCGACTTCTCGGTGATCTCGTGCACGGTCAGGAAGTAGGGCGCGATTCCCTTCTCCTCGATCAGGGCGAACTCCTTCTGGATGTTCCTGACGATCTTTTCGGGAATCTCCTCCGGATAGCGAAAGGCCGCGCCCTGCCAGGTGAGTCGCTCGAGTTTCTGCATCGGCGTTTCGCCACCCTCGTACATGACCGGGTATTGATAGGTGAGTTGATCGAGGGAGAATTGGCACCTCTCGACGATCTCCTGGATGCATGCCAGCGCATGGGGATGCCTGCGAAAGAGGCGGTGCATCTCCTCCGGCGATTTCAGGTGGCGTTCGGCCGAGGAGAAGCGGCGGAACCCCAGTTCCTCGACGGTGCATTTCAGGCGAATGGCGGTGACGACGTCGTGCAGGGCACGCCGCTCGGGCTCGTGATAGTGCACGTCGTTGGTTGCGACCAGCCTCACCCCGGTCTGTGTCGCGAGATTGTCGAGATACGCCAGCCGCCCGGCATCGTTGCCGCGGAACAGCATGGTGGCGGCGAGATGGCAACGGCCGAGATAGAGATGGGCGAGGTTGCGCAGCCTCTCATGGAAGGCGGGATCCTCGACCCTCCGGGGCGGCAGGACGATGGCGAGGATGTCCTCGGCATGTTTCTGGAGATGGGCGAAGGTGAGTGCGCACTCGCCCTTGGCGGCTTCCTTGTTGCCCTCGCTCAGCATGCGCGACAGCCGTTTGTAGCCGTCGAGAGTCATCGGATAGGCGAGGAGCGAATAACCGTCGAGGGTTTCGATCCGCGCTCCGACCAGCAGCTTGATCCAGTTTTCCCGGGGAAGGCCGGTCTCCTCGTAGAACTCCTTCACGGCCGTGTAGGCCCGCACGACACCCGCCAGGCTATTACGGTCGGCAATGCCGATCGCGTCATGGCCGAGTTGGGCGGCCCGATGGACCAGCTCGCCCGGATGCGAGCCGCCGCGCAGGAAGCTGTAATTGGTGGTGACCTGCAGCTCGGCGTATCGCATGAGGGGTCACGCGCAAAAGCCGTGGAGGAACCATTTGGTGGCGTTGTGGCTGCCGTCTCGGAACAGCCAGAAGCGGCTGCCGTCAGTGTCCTCGACTCGGTAATAGTCGCGCACCGGCGGCACGATGTTGGCCGGCATCATCCTGCCATTGGGTCGCGGCCGCCACCATTCGTCGGCAACGCGCTCCGGTCCCTCGGCTCGCACGATCCGATGGACGTGGCGGCGCCATTGGAACTGGCGCGGCGGCTCGTCGGGCATCTGGGCGGTGACATCGACCGGTTCGGGGCGCTGTAGCAGTCGCGTCGGGCGCGTGCCTTTCATCGAGGCCAGCCTCGCCCAGGCGCCTTCCGCCACCGGCGTCGCGAAGGGCACGCGGATTTGCGTG
This genomic interval carries:
- a CDS encoding error-prone DNA polymerase; translated protein: MRYAELQVTTNYSFLRGGSHPGELVHRAAQLGHDAIGIADRNSLAGVVRAYTAVKEFYEETGLPRENWIKLLVGARIETLDGYSLLAYPMTLDGYKRLSRMLSEGNKEAAKGECALTFAHLQKHAEDILAIVLPPRRVEDPAFHERLRNLAHLYLGRCHLAATMLFRGNDAGRLAYLDNLATQTGVRLVATNDVHYHEPERRALHDVVTAIRLKCTVEELGFRRFSSAERHLKSPEEMHRLFRRHPHALACIQEIVERCQFSLDQLTYQYPVMYEGGETPMQKLERLTWQGAAFRYPEEIPEKIVRNIQKEFALIEEKGIAPYFLTVHEITEKSRELGILCQGRGSAANSTVCYCLRITEVDTNQSDALFERFLSNERNEPPDIDVDFEHERREEIIQWIYNEKGRERAALAATVISYRSRSAIRDVGKALGLSPDTLDVMANTIWGSSGSGVDLRHIREAGLDPDDPRLMLALELSGTLIGFPRHLSQHVGGFVLTDGRLDELIPIQNAAMEDRTVVEWDKDDLDALNIYKVDVLALGMLTALRKSFALIKRHYGEDHDLGMPATDPEVYDMLGKADSVGVFQVESRAQMSMLPRLKPRDYYDLVVEVAIVRPGPIQGGMVHPYLKNRDLPDGEIEYASDKLRKILGRTKGVPLFQEQAMQIAIDCADFSPAKADKLRRAMATFRRAGTIHTLKQEFIDGMVKNEYEREFAERCFKQIEGFGEYGFPESHAASFAILVYVSSWVKWYYPEVFCAALLNSQPMGFYAPAQLVRDAREHGVEVRPPDVNASEWNSTLEGTEAARHALRLGFHQVAGLKEEDMKRFVARRTTPYRDPADVWRRGGLGKRQILALARADAFASMGLSRRDVLWAVRAFSEAPLPLLDQRPAVRDLEPKVTLPRLTLGEQVVDDYSTLSMSLRAHPLELLRPMLAERRVAHSRKVREARTGDFLQMAGLVLVRQRPGTASGVVFVTLEDEFGIANLVVWPKVFEAHRRIVMGSRLLGVAGRVQRDRQKDGTDGLVIHVVAERLWDWSADLDRIADLDGRFELRTGRGDQARSSTPDPHDGDDTRLAHEKPGYDRNRIALDRPQMRIHSRDFH